One Ananas comosus cultivar F153 linkage group 1, ASM154086v1, whole genome shotgun sequence DNA window includes the following coding sequences:
- the LOC109712108 gene encoding probable arabinosyltransferase ARAD1: MHHPNAFRFLRDLVNASILIVADFARYPRDVSFLSKDVVAPYVHVVDSFTDDDSPDPFNSRPTLLFFRGRTVRKDEGKIRSHLAKMLQGYNDVHFENSLATGHGIQASTEGMRMSKFCLHPAGDTPSSCRLFDAIISHCVPVIISDRIELPFENEIDYTEFSLFFSVEEALQPNYLITQLRQFPKQRWIEMWGKLKNVSHHFEFQHPAKKGDAVNMIWRQVRNKLPAVNLEVHRSRRLKIPDWW; encoded by the exons ATGCATCATCCTAATGCTTTTAGGTTTCTTCGGGATCTTGTAAACGCATCGATACTCATTGTTGCAGATTTTGCACGTTACCCCCGAGACGTGTCTTTTCTGAGCAAAGATGTTGTAGCCCCTTATGTGCATGTTGTTGATTCCTTTACGGATGATGATTCTCCTGACCCATTTAATTCACGGCCTACTCTTCTCTTCTTCCGAGGTCGTACCGTCAGGAAAGAT GAAGGGAAAATCCGTTCTCATTTAGCAAAGATGTTACAAGGCTACAATGATGTGCATTTTGAGAACAGCCTTGCAACTGGCCATGGCATACAAGCA TCCACTGAAGGGATGCGGATGTCCAAATTCTGCCTCCACCCTGCCGGTGACACTCCCTCCTCATGCCGACTCTTCGACGCCATCATCAGTCACTGTGTCCCTGTAATCATCAGTGATCGTATTGAGCTTCCTTTCGAAAACGAGATCGATTACACtgaattctctctcttcttctctgtGGAAGAAGCTCTTCAACCCAATTACTTAATCACTCAGCTTAGGCAGTTCCCCAAACAGAGGTGGATTGAGATGTGGGGAAAATTAAAGAATGTGTCTCACCACTTTGAATTTCAGCACCCTGCGAAAAAGGGTGATGCCGTAAATATGATATGGAGGCAAGTGAGAAATAAGCTGCCTGCGGTCAATCTTGAGGTGCATCGGAGCAGGAGATTAAAAATACCAGATTGGTGGTGA